In a genomic window of Nitrospirota bacterium:
- a CDS encoding phosphoribosylanthranilate isomerase, with amino-acid sequence MTVRVKICGLTTLEDAMAAVEAGADAVGFVLYKESPRCISVEQAQEIIKQLPPFVTTVGLFVNQPTHWVRVMAERCGVDAFQFQGDETPEYCEAFRQRAIKAIRVQDGASLNRMAEYRVRAFVLDAYCEGEYGGTGQRFDWDLAVPAKAYGRIILAGGLTPDNVAEAVRRVQPFAVDVSSGVEGSVKGTKDHGKIRAFIQAAKGT; translated from the coding sequence CGGTGCGGGTAAAGATCTGCGGCTTGACCACGCTGGAAGACGCCATGGCCGCGGTGGAGGCCGGGGCCGACGCGGTGGGGTTCGTGTTGTACAAGGAGAGTCCCCGGTGCATCTCCGTGGAGCAGGCGCAGGAGATCATCAAGCAGCTCCCGCCGTTCGTGACCACGGTGGGTCTCTTCGTGAACCAGCCCACGCACTGGGTGCGGGTGATGGCCGAGCGCTGCGGGGTGGATGCATTCCAATTCCAGGGCGACGAGACGCCGGAGTATTGCGAGGCATTCCGTCAGCGCGCCATCAAGGCCATTCGCGTTCAGGACGGCGCCAGCCTCAATCGGATGGCCGAGTACCGCGTCCGGGCCTTTGTGCTGGACGCGTATTGCGAGGGCGAGTACGGCGGCACGGGACAGCGGTTCGACTGGGACCTGGCCGTGCCGGCGAAGGCGTACGGCCGGATCATCTTGGCGGGAGGACTCACGCCGGACAACGTGGCCGAGGCGGTCCGCCGCGTCCAGCCGTTTGCCGTGGACGTGTCCAGCGGGGTCGAAGGGTCGGTAAAGGGCACCAAGGACCATGGGAAAATCCGCGCGTTTATCCAAGCTGCCAAAGGGACGTAG